In Actinomycetota bacterium, the following proteins share a genomic window:
- a CDS encoding SdiA-regulated domain-containing protein, with protein MRKRWTIAMMTTALVVSLASSAQAAPTVTADLVRVTDTSAWSSASPDPTGLAFIPSTGALLISDAEVDEIAPLWSGSNLFVAARHGGLLRKRSVVRSTPEPEDIAWRDRKKILYVVDDDRNEVARIRVGRDGRIGTRDDRSKVILHTKRFGCRDPEGLAWHAERRSLIVTSARQSRVYLIRSGRDHRFDTRDDRVRSFPTKPLGSRSPEDVAVDPVSNHLLIVSSRDDSIAETTMRGRPVRMIDVSAAGLRRGAGIVLAWSAADPAVFNLFIVDKGVDNETDPGENDGRLLEFVYP; from the coding sequence GTGAGGAAGCGATGGACGATCGCGATGATGACGACCGCGCTGGTCGTGTCGCTCGCTTCGAGCGCTCAGGCAGCGCCGACGGTGACGGCAGACCTGGTTCGCGTCACCGACACGTCGGCATGGTCTTCCGCCAGTCCCGACCCGACCGGGCTCGCCTTCATACCTTCGACGGGCGCTCTCCTCATCTCCGACGCCGAGGTCGACGAGATCGCGCCGCTCTGGTCCGGCTCGAACCTCTTCGTCGCCGCTCGGCACGGCGGCCTCCTGCGGAAGCGGTCGGTGGTCAGATCCACCCCCGAACCCGAGGACATCGCCTGGAGGGACCGCAAGAAGATCCTCTATGTCGTGGACGACGATCGGAACGAGGTGGCTCGGATCCGGGTCGGCCGGGACGGTCGCATCGGAACCCGCGACGATCGCAGCAAGGTCATCCTGCACACCAAGCGTTTCGGATGCCGTGACCCAGAAGGGCTCGCGTGGCATGCTGAGAGACGATCCCTGATCGTCACCTCTGCACGACAGAGCCGCGTCTACCTGATCCGCTCGGGAAGGGACCACAGGTTCGACACCCGCGACGATCGGGTGCGGAGCTTCCCGACGAAGCCGCTCGGATCGAGGTCACCGGAGGACGTGGCGGTGGATCCGGTATCGAACCACCTGCTGATCGTGAGCAGCAGGGACGATTCGATCGCGGAGACGACGATGCGGGGTCGACCGGTCAGGATGATCGACGTCTCGGCGGCCGGCCTCCGTCGCGGCGCGGGGATCGTCCTCGCGTGGAGCGCCGCCGATCCGGCGGTGTTCAATCTGTTCATCGTGGACAAGGGGGTCGACAACGAGACCGATCCGGGCGAGAACGACGGGCGTCTCCTCGAGTTCGTCTATCCCTGA
- the topA gene encoding type I DNA topoisomerase, which translates to MANGKTLVVVESPAKAKTIEKYLGGDFAVRASYGHIRDLGKGYGGLGVDVEHAFTPDYVVPEDSKRHLGELKKALKAGSGDLILATDYDREGEAIAYHVATLLGVDPATAKRVTFTEITRDAILEAFGQPRAIDLQLYDAQEARRILDRLVGYRISPLLWKKVRPGLSAGRVQSVAVRLIVEREREIRAFVPVEYWSVDVRLTPDDVEQPFTARLTQVPEGKVAASPDKKGVLLAAEADAAAHVERLRRASYHVTNVEKKERKRSPAPPFTTSTLQQEAARKLGFSARKTMTLAQRLYEGIDLPGEGTVGLITYMRTDSVNIADTAVREIAELVKTEYGERYTLAEPRRYRTRSRNAQEAHEAVRPTSVMRTPQRVAASLDRDQRRLYTLIWQRTMATQMAEARFDQVGVDIAAITAAQQGEASDGDLEYGLRATGQTMTFDGFIRVYKEGRDEGPDEDAEKTLPLLTAEQLLRMLEVLPEQHFTQPPPRYSEASLVKTLEELGIGRPSTYASIIDTIQRREYVTLEEKRFKPTDTGEVVTDKLIEHFPDVVDVTFTAYMEKELDDIAEGDLRKITMLEEFYGPFERALEKAEHSFERFSEELDEECPLCPTEGREPGKLEVKLGRYGKFVGCTNYPDCRYIRNMDGSVRPEPEMLDEVCPECGKQLQRRVGRYGPFTGCSGYPDCRYIKKDPPVSTGVTCPQCGEGELIEKRSRFGSLFYSCSRYPDCDCAVGNPPEKDRPCPECGSLLLRRPKSLKCWGCGAELDLEFNVTKNGDVEAETAAREAKATARAARAAAKKTAAKKKPTARKKSAAKKRTPTAAAKTTTPGTKTPQPASDAAVPEA; encoded by the coding sequence ATGGCCAACGGAAAGACACTCGTGGTCGTCGAGTCGCCCGCCAAGGCGAAGACGATCGAGAAATACCTGGGCGGCGACTTCGCCGTCCGGGCTTCGTATGGGCATATCCGGGACCTCGGCAAGGGCTACGGGGGCCTCGGAGTCGACGTGGAGCACGCGTTCACGCCCGACTACGTCGTGCCCGAGGACTCGAAGCGTCACCTCGGCGAGCTGAAGAAGGCGCTCAAGGCTGGTTCGGGCGACCTGATCCTGGCGACCGACTACGACCGCGAGGGCGAGGCGATCGCGTACCACGTCGCCACCCTGCTGGGCGTCGACCCCGCGACCGCGAAGCGCGTCACGTTCACGGAGATCACGCGCGATGCGATCCTGGAAGCGTTCGGCCAACCGCGCGCGATCGACCTTCAGCTCTACGACGCGCAAGAGGCTCGCCGCATCCTCGATCGCCTCGTCGGCTATCGCATCTCGCCGCTGCTGTGGAAGAAGGTCCGCCCCGGTCTCTCGGCCGGCCGTGTGCAGTCCGTCGCGGTTCGGCTGATCGTCGAGCGCGAGCGCGAGATCCGAGCGTTCGTTCCCGTCGAGTACTGGAGCGTCGACGTGCGGCTCACGCCCGACGACGTCGAGCAGCCGTTCACCGCCCGGCTCACCCAGGTGCCCGAGGGCAAGGTCGCCGCGTCGCCCGACAAGAAGGGCGTGCTGCTCGCGGCCGAGGCCGACGCCGCGGCGCACGTCGAGCGGCTGCGCCGCGCGTCCTATCACGTCACGAACGTCGAGAAGAAGGAGCGCAAGCGCTCGCCGGCGCCGCCGTTCACGACGTCGACGCTGCAGCAGGAAGCCGCCCGCAAGCTCGGGTTCAGCGCCCGCAAGACGATGACGCTGGCCCAGCGTCTCTACGAGGGCATCGACCTGCCCGGCGAGGGCACGGTCGGATTGATCACGTACATGCGGACCGACTCCGTGAACATCGCCGACACGGCGGTTCGCGAGATCGCCGAGCTCGTGAAGACCGAGTACGGCGAGCGCTACACGCTCGCGGAGCCTCGCCGGTACAGGACACGCAGCCGCAACGCGCAGGAGGCGCACGAGGCAGTGCGCCCCACCAGCGTGATGCGAACACCCCAACGGGTCGCCGCCTCTCTCGATCGTGACCAGCGACGCCTGTACACGCTGATCTGGCAGCGAACGATGGCCACCCAGATGGCCGAGGCGCGATTCGACCAGGTTGGCGTCGACATCGCCGCGATCACGGCCGCGCAGCAGGGGGAAGCGAGCGACGGCGACCTCGAGTACGGGCTACGCGCCACCGGGCAGACGATGACGTTCGACGGCTTCATCCGCGTCTACAAAGAGGGCCGCGACGAGGGGCCCGACGAGGACGCCGAGAAGACGCTGCCGCTGCTCACGGCTGAACAGTTGTTGCGCATGCTCGAGGTGCTGCCCGAGCAGCACTTCACGCAGCCTCCGCCTCGCTACTCCGAGGCCTCGCTCGTGAAGACGCTCGAGGAGCTCGGCATCGGCCGTCCATCGACGTACGCGTCGATCATCGACACGATCCAGCGCCGCGAGTACGTGACGCTCGAGGAGAAGCGGTTCAAGCCCACCGACACCGGCGAGGTCGTCACCGACAAGCTGATCGAGCACTTCCCCGACGTGGTCGACGTCACGTTCACCGCGTACATGGAAAAGGAGCTCGACGACATCGCCGAGGGCGACCTGCGCAAGATTACGATGCTCGAGGAGTTCTACGGGCCGTTCGAGCGCGCGCTCGAGAAGGCAGAGCACAGCTTCGAGCGGTTCAGCGAGGAGCTCGACGAGGAGTGCCCGCTCTGTCCGACCGAGGGACGTGAGCCCGGGAAGCTCGAGGTCAAGCTCGGCCGCTACGGCAAGTTCGTGGGCTGCACGAACTACCCCGACTGCCGCTACATCCGCAACATGGACGGCAGCGTCCGCCCCGAGCCCGAGATGCTCGACGAGGTCTGCCCCGAGTGCGGGAAGCAGCTCCAGCGGCGCGTGGGCCGCTATGGGCCGTTCACCGGATGCAGCGGCTACCCCGACTGCCGCTACATCAAGAAGGACCCACCGGTCTCGACGGGGGTGACGTGCCCGCAGTGCGGTGAGGGTGAGCTGATCGAGAAGCGGAGCCGGTTCGGGTCGCTCTTCTACAGCTGCAGCCGGTATCCGGACTGCGACTGCGCCGTCGGGAACCCTCCCGAGAAGGACCGTCCGTGTCCGGAGTGCGGGTCCCTCCTGCTGCGCCGGCCGAAGTCGCTGAAGTGTTGGGGATGCGGTGCCGAGCTCGACCTGGAGTTCAACGTCACGAAGAACGGCGACGTCGAGGCCGAGACCGCGGCCCGCGAAGCGAAGGCCACCGCACGAGCGGCGCGCGCCGCCGCGAAGAAGACGGCGGCGAAGAAGAAGCCGACCGCGCGCAAGAAGAGCGCCGCCAAGAAAAGGACCCCGACGGCCGCCGCGAAGACGACGACGCCCGGCACGAAGACACCTCAGCCGGCGTCCGACGCTGCCGTTCCCGAGGCGTAG
- a CDS encoding GNAT family N-acetyltransferase: MNIRPATEDDAEFLKTMLFEAARWNPDWPAEPIDEVLDEPVLRRYHEGWGRPGDGGVIAEIDGMSVGAVWYRQFTADEPGYGFVDEKTPELSVAVQPLHRRKGIGGTLLRAAMVQAREEGFQTLSLSVAVHNRSRMMYQRVGFEKVAEEGDHWTMLVNL, translated from the coding sequence GTGAACATCCGTCCGGCGACCGAGGACGATGCCGAGTTCCTGAAGACGATGCTGTTCGAGGCCGCCCGCTGGAACCCCGACTGGCCGGCCGAGCCGATCGACGAGGTGCTCGACGAGCCCGTGCTTCGCCGCTACCACGAGGGGTGGGGAAGGCCCGGCGACGGCGGGGTCATCGCGGAGATCGACGGCATGTCCGTCGGCGCCGTGTGGTACCGGCAGTTCACGGCCGACGAGCCCGGCTACGGCTTCGTCGACGAGAAGACGCCTGAACTGTCCGTCGCCGTGCAGCCGCTGCATCGCCGCAAGGGCATCGGCGGCACGCTGCTGCGCGCCGCGATGGTGCAGGCGCGCGAGGAAGGGTTCCAGACGCTGTCGCTGTCCGTCGCCGTGCACAACCGCTCGCGCATGATGTATCAGCGAGTCGGCTTCGAGAAGGTCGCCGAGGAGGGCGACCACTGGACGATGCTCGTCAACCTCTGA
- a CDS encoding DedA family protein, with translation MLEWLHQLVIDAVAGYGYVAIFVLMALSSACVPIPSEVTMLFGGALAAPGFAAEGQELSLWAVGAVGSIGTLVGSWAAYWAGAVGGRPMIDRFGRYLLIRPREVDQAHEWFERHGDATVAFSRVLPVLNTFISLPAGVVRMPFWRFTCYTLLGAVPWTFALAWLGYQLGDRWEMVERALRPFSWAIAALCVVAAVWYVRRRWKVVREEYAALDAANAPGGPLEPSA, from the coding sequence ATGCTCGAGTGGCTGCATCAGCTCGTGATCGACGCCGTCGCGGGCTACGGCTACGTCGCCATCTTCGTGCTGATGGCCCTCAGCTCCGCCTGCGTGCCGATCCCGAGCGAGGTCACGATGTTGTTCGGCGGCGCGCTCGCGGCGCCGGGATTCGCAGCCGAAGGGCAGGAGCTCTCGCTCTGGGCGGTGGGCGCGGTCGGCTCGATCGGCACGCTGGTGGGCTCCTGGGCCGCCTACTGGGCAGGAGCGGTCGGCGGCCGCCCGATGATCGACCGATTCGGACGCTATCTGCTGATCCGCCCTCGCGAGGTCGATCAGGCGCACGAGTGGTTCGAGCGGCACGGCGACGCGACCGTGGCCTTCTCCCGCGTCCTGCCGGTGTTGAACACCTTCATCTCCCTGCCAGCGGGTGTCGTCCGGATGCCGTTCTGGCGCTTCACCTGTTACACGCTGCTCGGCGCGGTGCCGTGGACGTTCGCCCTCGCGTGGTTGGGCTACCAGCTCGGAGACCGCTGGGAGATGGTCGAGCGTGCCCTGCGGCCGTTCTCATGGGCGATCGCCGCCCTCTGCGTCGTGGCGGCCGTCTGGTACGTGCGACGACGGTGGAAGGTGGTGCGTGAGGAGTACGCGGCCCTCGACGCCGCGAACGCCCCCGGCGGACCGCTCGAACCGTCGGCCTGA
- a CDS encoding APC family permease — protein sequence MPAELQLPRRVGGGPLKRLFVGRAIASDKAEHQLLPKFLALPVFSSDPLSSNAYATEEMMLVLVAAGAGALTLRMPIALAIAALLAIVVTSYRQTVRAYPTGGGSYIVARENLGTLPGLTAAAAILTDYVLTVAVSITAGTTAIASVAPETLVPVRVPIAIGLVALVTLANLRGVKEAGSLFAIPTYGFVLMIGITLVAGFVECLGGCPVADTADLPLEVEHTLSLFLIARAFSSGATALTGVEAIADGVPAFRRPQARNAATTLAVMGAMSITMFLGITALSVLLHVRITEDIAHELPVLAQIGDTVFGGGIMFLLLQVFTAGILILAANTAFQDFPRLASILARDRFMPSQFRNRGDRLVFSNGVVVLAGLAALLIWAFDANLTRLIQLYVVGVFTAFTLSQAGMVRRWMRTKEGSWKRSAVINGIGAVTTGIVLVVVTITKFAKGAWIVIVAMPFIVLFFWGVHRHYEHVARALQARRLTGRDAASGTMLLLVPDLGLATRDAVAYLRAVRPAAFTALYVGSPDAFEGVAAEWSVVAPRMGALEPLRGAHRHLVRAVRGYVRSMPRHERDRFLTVVIPELLPRNTVWQFLRHREAFLLKTALLFEPRVVVTDVPLVPSEARPSWLGDRPLEPERTVVLVPVSAVHDPTVRAVIYGKSLHPTAIEAIYMVTDPDEVEDVVDEWHERQLDVPLVLVEAPFRDFGPPLLEEIRAHTSRGDTIVTVVLPELVPRHWWENLLHNQTALFFKRVLLFEPGVVVTSVPFHLSAPEVGSDPTSDPTAGAPATT from the coding sequence GTGCCTGCAGAGCTGCAACTGCCTCGCAGGGTCGGTGGCGGCCCGCTGAAGCGCCTCTTCGTCGGCCGGGCGATCGCATCGGACAAGGCCGAACACCAGCTCCTGCCGAAGTTCCTCGCCCTGCCGGTCTTCTCGTCCGACCCGCTCTCCTCGAACGCGTACGCCACCGAGGAGATGATGCTGGTGCTGGTGGCGGCCGGCGCAGGCGCGCTCACGCTCCGGATGCCGATCGCGCTGGCGATCGCGGCGCTGCTCGCCATCGTCGTCACGTCGTACCGGCAGACGGTGCGTGCGTATCCGACCGGCGGCGGCTCCTACATCGTCGCGCGAGAGAACCTCGGCACGCTCCCCGGCCTCACCGCAGCCGCCGCGATCCTGACCGACTACGTGCTGACCGTGGCGGTGAGCATCACGGCCGGGACCACGGCGATCGCCTCCGTCGCTCCGGAGACCCTCGTGCCGGTGCGGGTGCCGATCGCGATCGGGCTCGTCGCCCTGGTGACGCTCGCCAACCTGCGGGGAGTGAAGGAGGCCGGCTCCCTGTTCGCGATCCCGACCTACGGGTTCGTGCTGATGATCGGGATCACCCTGGTCGCCGGATTCGTCGAATGCCTGGGTGGATGTCCGGTGGCGGATACCGCCGACCTTCCCCTCGAGGTCGAGCACACGCTCTCGTTGTTCCTGATCGCCCGGGCGTTCTCGTCGGGCGCCACCGCGTTGACGGGCGTCGAGGCGATCGCCGACGGGGTGCCGGCGTTCCGCAGACCCCAGGCGAGGAACGCCGCGACCACCCTCGCCGTGATGGGGGCGATGTCGATCACGATGTTCCTCGGCATCACGGCGCTCTCCGTGCTCTTGCACGTACGCATCACGGAGGACATCGCCCACGAGCTGCCGGTGCTCGCCCAGATCGGCGACACGGTCTTCGGCGGCGGCATCATGTTCCTGCTGCTGCAGGTGTTCACCGCGGGCATCCTGATCCTCGCGGCCAACACCGCATTCCAGGACTTCCCGCGGCTCGCCTCGATCCTGGCACGCGACCGGTTCATGCCCTCGCAGTTCCGCAACCGGGGTGACCGGCTCGTGTTCTCGAACGGCGTCGTCGTGCTCGCGGGGCTCGCGGCGCTGCTGATCTGGGCCTTCGACGCCAACCTGACCCGCCTGATCCAGCTCTACGTCGTCGGCGTGTTCACGGCGTTCACGCTGTCGCAGGCCGGCATGGTGCGGAGGTGGATGCGCACGAAGGAGGGGAGCTGGAAGCGGAGCGCGGTGATCAACGGCATCGGCGCTGTCACGACCGGCATCGTGCTCGTCGTCGTCACGATCACGAAGTTCGCCAAGGGCGCGTGGATCGTGATCGTCGCGATGCCGTTCATCGTGCTGTTCTTCTGGGGCGTGCATCGCCACTACGAGCACGTGGCGCGCGCATTGCAGGCTCGCCGTCTCACCGGACGTGACGCCGCGAGCGGCACGATGCTGCTGCTGGTTCCCGACCTCGGGCTGGCGACCCGCGACGCGGTCGCCTACCTGCGGGCGGTCCGTCCGGCCGCGTTCACCGCGCTGTACGTGGGTTCTCCCGATGCGTTCGAGGGCGTAGCGGCCGAGTGGTCCGTCGTCGCCCCCCGCATGGGCGCCCTGGAGCCGCTTCGCGGTGCCCACCGGCACCTCGTCAGGGCGGTCCGTGGGTACGTGCGGTCGATGCCCCGCCACGAGCGTGACCGGTTCCTCACGGTGGTGATCCCCGAGCTGCTCCCTCGCAACACCGTGTGGCAGTTCCTGCGCCATCGGGAGGCGTTCCTGCTCAAGACCGCGCTGCTGTTCGAGCCGCGCGTGGTCGTGACCGACGTGCCGCTCGTACCGTCGGAGGCCCGACCGAGCTGGCTGGGCGATCGCCCGCTCGAGCCGGAGCGCACGGTGGTGCTCGTCCCGGTCTCGGCGGTCCACGATCCGACGGTTCGCGCCGTGATCTACGGGAAGTCGCTGCACCCCACCGCGATCGAGGCCATCTACATGGTCACCGACCCCGACGAGGTCGAGGACGTGGTCGACGAGTGGCACGAGCGGCAGCTCGACGTGCCGCTCGTGTTGGTCGAGGCTCCGTTCCGCGACTTCGGTCCTCCGCTGCTCGAGGAGATCCGCGCGCACACATCCCGGGGCGACACGATCGTCACCGTGGTGTTGCCCGAGCTCGTGCCGCGGCACTGGTGGGAGAACCTGCTGCACAACCAGACGGCCCTGTTCTTCAAGCGGGTGCTCCTGTTCGAGCCGGGCGTGGTGGTCACCAGCGTGCCGTTCCACCTGTCCGCGCCCGAGGTCGGGTCCGACCCGACCTCCGACCCGACCGCCGGGGCACCGGCGACGACGTAG
- a CDS encoding APC family permease: protein MARTDLPAASTGVFKRVMLGRAFSSARLEHTLLPKILALPVFASDALSSVAYATGEILLVLSIATAAPQGYVLPIAAAVSLLMALVIVSYRQTVRAYPSGGGAYIVSKENLGQAPGLVAAAALLFDYMMTVVVSIVAGVFAIGSALPAANEHAVVLSIFFVAFVTLANLRGSRESGVLFAIPTYGFVLSIGTLIALGLGQCLGGCPAVGVEVEPIHDAATTAGTVGLFVLLKAFSSGATALTGVEAISNGVPAFKRPQAHNAATTLAIMGGIAISMFLGISWLATHIEGVVASEERSVPAQIAIAVFGEGSFGFFVVQVFTAAILILAANTAYQDFPRLASILARDRYLPSQFVNRGDRLVFSNGVLVLGLLSAVMMYIFDANLNAVIGLYVVGVFTSFTLSQSGMVKHWIVEGRKGDAAMKGWRRSIVINSIGAVTTFVVLIVVAASKWSSGAWLSILIMALLVPIFYSIHHHYMSVRRQLSAGRVRPGAPGENHVVLLVREFDVATAEAVGYLRSFRPEDIRPVFPCREGEVAREVQARWRSFVGSGIPDLMPIEASGLTSGIRRVVDAIDRGPDDFVTVVVPEQLRPQGLFSYLVRSRDLVRLKASMLRTPNVVVTDAPVVLAEGSPSGAGGKPLIPQRTVTLVFLSSVNDVSVRAVNYARTLDATETRAIYFDLDPEAALSIGEEWFDVVEGVPLDIVEAPFRDLSIPMLAEVRRYTERGDTIVNVVVPEYVVAKWWQLPLHGQTALFVKRLFLFEQRVLLTSVSYRLETDRASARSAERGATS from the coding sequence ATGGCCAGGACCGACCTTCCCGCGGCCTCGACCGGGGTGTTCAAGCGGGTCATGCTCGGCCGGGCTTTCTCGAGCGCGCGGCTCGAGCACACGCTGCTCCCGAAGATCCTCGCGCTGCCGGTCTTCGCGTCCGACGCGCTGTCGTCGGTCGCCTACGCCACGGGCGAGATCCTCCTCGTGCTCTCGATCGCGACCGCCGCCCCACAGGGATACGTGCTCCCGATCGCGGCCGCGGTGTCACTGTTGATGGCGCTCGTGATCGTGTCGTACCGCCAGACCGTGCGGGCATACCCGAGCGGGGGCGGAGCCTACATCGTGAGCAAGGAGAACCTTGGCCAGGCTCCGGGGCTCGTCGCGGCCGCGGCCCTGCTCTTCGACTACATGATGACCGTCGTCGTCTCGATCGTGGCCGGGGTGTTCGCGATCGGGTCGGCGCTGCCGGCCGCCAATGAGCACGCGGTCGTGCTCTCGATCTTCTTCGTGGCCTTCGTCACCCTCGCCAACCTGCGCGGCTCCAGGGAGTCGGGCGTGTTGTTCGCGATCCCGACGTACGGATTCGTGCTCTCGATCGGGACGTTGATCGCGCTCGGGCTCGGTCAGTGCCTCGGTGGCTGCCCGGCGGTGGGTGTCGAGGTCGAGCCGATCCACGACGCGGCGACGACCGCGGGCACGGTCGGGCTCTTCGTGCTCCTCAAGGCGTTCTCGTCAGGCGCCACCGCGCTCACCGGTGTCGAGGCGATCTCCAACGGCGTGCCGGCGTTCAAGCGCCCGCAGGCGCACAACGCCGCGACGACGCTCGCGATCATGGGCGGGATCGCGATCTCGATGTTCCTCGGCATCTCGTGGCTCGCCACACACATCGAGGGCGTCGTCGCGAGCGAAGAGCGCTCGGTGCCGGCGCAGATCGCGATCGCGGTCTTCGGCGAGGGATCGTTCGGCTTCTTCGTCGTGCAGGTGTTCACGGCCGCGATCCTGATCCTCGCCGCGAACACCGCGTACCAGGACTTCCCCCGGCTCGCGTCGATCCTCGCGCGCGACCGGTACCTGCCGAGCCAGTTCGTGAACCGCGGCGACCGACTCGTCTTCTCCAACGGCGTACTGGTGCTCGGGCTGTTGTCGGCGGTGATGATGTACATCTTCGACGCGAACCTGAACGCGGTGATCGGACTCTACGTGGTCGGCGTGTTCACCTCGTTCACGCTCTCGCAGTCGGGCATGGTGAAGCACTGGATCGTGGAGGGCCGCAAGGGCGACGCCGCGATGAAGGGATGGCGACGGTCGATCGTGATCAACTCGATCGGCGCGGTGACGACGTTCGTGGTGCTGATCGTGGTCGCGGCCTCGAAGTGGTCGAGCGGCGCCTGGCTTTCGATCCTGATCATGGCCCTGCTGGTGCCGATCTTCTACTCGATCCACCACCACTACATGAGCGTGCGTCGCCAGCTCAGCGCCGGTCGGGTCCGGCCGGGGGCCCCCGGCGAGAACCACGTGGTGCTGCTCGTCCGTGAATTCGACGTTGCGACCGCCGAGGCGGTGGGATACCTGCGGTCGTTCCGCCCGGAGGACATCCGGCCGGTCTTCCCGTGTCGCGAAGGCGAGGTCGCCCGCGAGGTGCAGGCGCGCTGGCGGTCGTTCGTCGGATCCGGCATCCCCGATCTGATGCCGATCGAGGCGTCTGGCCTGACATCGGGCATCCGGCGCGTGGTCGACGCGATCGATCGCGGACCCGACGACTTCGTCACCGTCGTCGTCCCCGAGCAGCTGCGACCCCAGGGCCTCTTCTCCTACCTCGTGCGCAGCCGCGATCTCGTGCGCCTGAAGGCCAGCATGCTGCGCACCCCCAACGTGGTCGTCACCGACGCCCCGGTCGTGCTCGCGGAAGGCTCGCCGTCGGGAGCCGGGGGCAAGCCGTTGATCCCGCAACGCACGGTGACGCTCGTCTTCCTCTCGTCGGTCAACGACGTGTCGGTGCGCGCCGTGAACTACGCGCGCACCCTCGACGCGACCGAGACGAGAGCGATCTACTTCGACCTCGATCCCGAGGCCGCGCTCTCGATCGGCGAGGAATGGTTCGACGTCGTCGAGGGCGTACCGCTCGACATCGTTGAGGCGCCGTTCCGCGACCTGTCGATCCCGATGCTGGCCGAGGTGCGTCGGTACACCGAGCGCGGGGACACGATCGTGAACGTGGTCGTGCCCGAGTACGTCGTGGCGAAGTGGTGGCAGCTCCCCCTGCACGGTCAGACGGCGCTCTTCGTGAAGCGTCTGTTCCTGTTCGAGCAACGCGTGCTGCTCACGAGCGTCTCCTATCGGCTCGAGACGGATCGGGCATCGGCCCGCTCCGCCGAGCGTGGGGCGACGAGCTGA